From Periophthalmus magnuspinnatus isolate fPerMag1 chromosome 6, fPerMag1.2.pri, whole genome shotgun sequence:
GGGTCGCACTCaacaccaggtggtgatcgattgacagctctgcccctctcttcacccgagtgtccaagacatgcgtccgcaggtcagatgacatgacaacagcgtcgatcattgacctctgacctagggtgtcctggtgccacataCACTGATGGACATAATTTCTGTCAAATAATATCTTAATATCtacatttttgtacaaaaaCATATTCCCAAATTGTTGCAAAAAATGTAGATTTCTACATTTGATCTGGATGTGGTATCTGTTCCTGTTCCGTTACTTTCTCCTGCTTTTCTTCCTGTACACAAACTGCTGCACTCCCTGTCCACCTCCCTTTGTCTTTGTCTGTCTATAGGAGTTGTTGCACCAACACTGACACGTTTCTTTGTTTGTAACAACACATAGAATCAACATATATTCATGCAAATATCAAACCTGTATGAGCGTTTGCAGTTTTCAGCGCAGGAATGGTGAAAGTTAAATCTGCAAGAATATCAGTGAAGGCCGTCCGGAGTATTTTGGGATCCTCGCTTTTTCCTGTGTATTCATCTATGATCAAGTTCAGAGCTACATCTTTAggctttaaacaaaaacatgtacagttaGAGCAATGCCAAATTGGAAATCATGGCAAATATTGTTCCCATGTAATCTCACTTCATCGGCGTAGAAGATGGACAATACGCCTTTCACTTCATCCCGAGTCATTCCCTCTGTCCAGCTCTTAGGTGCCAAATACTGAGAGGAATGGGAACTTCAGACAGCTGgctttaaaatcaaatattttaacTTACTTACGCTGGGGAGTAGCCAGCCACATTCGTCGCTTGTTATACCAGTCATAAAAGGAATATTTAGTAGCTCATGGTTAGTAAACAGTTCATGTACAGGTTTGGTCAAGAAAAGTCCATCAACTGTTATTCTAGGTCCCAGGCCCGGTACCTACATcagagggtaaaaaaaaaacatgtgacacGGGCCAAAAAAGTGACAGATAAAAACAACATACCTCTGTGAGTGGCACTAGTTTTTGTAGATCAACATTTTTCATGCAGTTACCAATAATTTCAGGACTTTCAAGGCTGCAGCCAGACATGTTTGCTGCCAACTAGAAAAAGTtcaaaagtatgtttttgtgttacaGGACACTGACATTAAACCTCCCATATTACACTACGTTTTGATGTATGTtacagtgttgtttcctcatcacaaacactcctggagttttgttttagttttattcacacaagttAAACGcccaaaccctgcatgtttagactgagttctcttgtgatgtcatgttgtaatactggAAGTCCTGCAGCGTGTTTTCTAAACTCTGTACAACTTCATTagaatttggatcatttctactgaactaaaggtaaaaaggtcgCTGTTAGCTTAAACTACCATTTCAtaccatcacaaacagatcattttgagctttggaaaggtagacagactaataatcaagGATTAtgcaaacgtgtgaatgaaacaaaacaactccagacatgtttttaaggaggcGATGGCATTATAACAAGGCGTAAAGCTTACAAAAGCTAGTTCTgagtaatatagaacctttactTAAAGACTATACCAACCGTTGCGGTGATAAGAGGATCTATTTGCAAATCATCAAAGATTACAGCTGTGCCACTCCCTGAAATTCCACCATGGAACAGTCCATTTGACAAAGGTGAAAGGAACTGTtcaattaaacaaaaaagacCATAAGACAAATGTAGACAAAATTCAAAATACCAGCTGATGTGAAGATCCTACCAGAAAAGACACGCTCATTCCTCCAGCGGACTCCCCAAATATAGTGACTTGATCTGGGTTCCCACCAAAATTGTGGATGTGCTGCTGCACCCACTTCAGAGCCTCCACCTGATCCAAAAGACCAAAGTTTCCAGCCATGTCTTTCTCTCCAGTGCTGAAATTAATAAGAGGGTTCATCATAAAAGTTGAGATTGTAAGGGTCTGATATGTCATTCTCATTAGCGTGGATCATCAGTTTATTCCAAAAGGGAAACAAAAGTCCCCGATGTTTTACCTGAGAAATCCCAGAAGTCCTAAGCGATACTGTATCAACACGACCACCACATCTTCATACGCAGCCAACGCAGAACCATCATATGCAGAAGCTGCACCTGAAAGAAATCTTCCTCCATGGATCCAAACCATAACCTGTGAAAGACTACACCATTATTCAGTTCATAGTTataaacctgactgatctaagCTGCTGACTCTTACAGGGAGCTTGGCGTCAGAATCTCTGTTTGCAGGAGTGTAAATGTTGAGGTAAAGGCAGTCCTCTGAAATGTCTGGAGTTTCTACTTTAATGCCTAGTTTGGAGGCAAGATTTTTCAACACTGCTTTATTCTGAACACAcctaaaaaagagaaaatgatttttgtgtgtgtgaattgggCTACTGGAGCTTACACACTACTTGCTCATAACAGGTGTCTTACATGGGAGGTTGTTCAGTTGCATCTTTCACTCCACTCCATTTTTCTACAGGCTGAGGTGGAGCAAATCTAAGAGCTGGGCCCACAGGCGGCTTAGCAAACGGGACTCCTAAAAAGGCATGTGCTCCAGTCTCTTTGCCTTTCACTGTCACATAACCACCTTTCAAGATGCCCAGAGAAGTTTGAACAACAGGAGCTGTAAAGGCACAACAGGAACAGAGTGTCCATGAAGGATATTACAAAGACAGTTcataagatatcttaatcaggCTTGTTCTGTTGTATTCAGTGGGTCCAAAGtagtttttacctcatttaattcACCCTTATCATTTGACTTGATTGCCTGTAGGAGGACTTTGTAAACATACAATCGCAAGTTCTTATGTAGGACCTTGTGCACTGTTGAGCTTGGTTGGTCTCGCTCCTGTTCAGCCTAAACCCTGTCAGCTCATTTTGAAGGTTGGTATTTCCAGGTTTGTGAATTATGACAATTAAGCTGCTCAATAATCAGTGACACAACAGTACAGTAGCAGAGCATCTGTGCAGCTCTCTCTAGTgcaaagaaatgaaagaaaaaaaaaaaatcatatccaaCATTCTAAGATGCTACGAGAAGACAGCTGAATGTACTCACCATGCTGATCTGCACTGCCACCTTGAGCAtgtaaaaacaaacccaaaattAAAGTTACTATGAAATATGTGTGGAGCGTCATGGTGCCACTGTGAGCGTGTGAACCAGGATAACCTtgtcttcttttttatttcacaaccAGACAGACAAAGTGGGAAGTCAGTCTAAACCCCTCCCACCTTCTCTATCCTGTCTAAATGCATCGCTGTGAAACAATGGACTGAGAGGCAAAAGTATTGGGCTGTCGATGGCTGACAAACCTAGACAGGTGACATACAGTAAGTACAAactctttattctttatttgtttgacagggacaatgtgcaaaaattgaagatgctttacaccagattatagctgaagttagtttccatctgtagtccctgaacaggtgagaaatacaatataaaatgtaaacaatataaTCAGTGGAGGGCTggatcaaataaatgtaacatatgctgaatgccacactgtggaacattctaggcaaagcaacgaCAACACATCATATTGGCCTACAGTTtcggtttatttatttatttgtctttattcatacaggggaacccaatgagaggcACTTGGGCTCTTTTTTTATGGGCGCTTTGTTTCAGCTTCATAATATCTAATGCTCTTAACTTaaggattaaagattaaatcaTTCATTTTCTGAGTTGCTCTATAACTCCGTGTGCTCCTTCTCAAGCTGCTGTAACTTTGAAAGAGTCATGTCCATACAGTGTCTAAAAAATAAAGTGAGGGACTGGTAAATGCAGAGTCATTCTAATTTCTAATGCTGGGAACTTCAAGATGTGGGCTCGTGTTCAGTTTTGGCAGTGTATGAAAAGTTGAATCCCTGTTCTATTCCCAACAGATGTGGCATTTAACCTACattgctgttttgtgtttttttttcttgaattctGATAGATCAAGTGGAAACAAGGAAATACAAGGAGTTACcttatttgctgttaaaagatcaaaatgatcccacacagtgacattttttctttttctctcaggctccattttgttgatgtagaAGGgaaggtctttttttttatctttggaAGAGTAATTTTCTTTTAACAGTGATTCATCCCGTTGACAGATGCAGTACCTTTCAAACAGTTTGGTGCGTCGGAGATGAACGAAACAGCAGCAGTATTGGTCACATGACGTTTTTCAAGCGACACGTGCAGCGACACGGGGCTTCGCTCTATAAGCTCGATACATGCACCGCCGTATCAGTGCTGCTGGACCCATCATTAACACAAAGTAAGTCAAAGTgcgttacagaataagaaagacattaaaatcacaatacaaacaaatcaaagcataaataataataaaatcaaccTTAAGAGAAAAGAGTGCAggataaaaatctttcagtcacatgcacaccgGATTATagatattcaattcaattcattttatttttgtaacgcccaaaatcacaacaacagttgtctcgaagggagttcatgtttcatgttttggttgatgggagaaaccggagtacccggaggaaacccatccagacacggggagaaacatgaaaaactccacacagaaaggcctgggcgatccggggatcgaaccaaaccttcttgctgtgaggcatgagccactcagccaccgtgctgtcTAAACgggaaaaacagacaaaacaagaaaaatcggccaggcgaggaggagggaggcggggggaggagggccaggcggggaggaggggagggtccagctgtcatcggggcatctgaaagagttacactccacagggggagtgggacaggggacaacatgtgaatagcattactgatgagaaaataggacaaagtagaggatagtgctcaggttgccatacttcccccagctagttatctcctactgcagcctgtcttatcccgggttttaatgtcactccctaactccctcactaagtaacctggtcatacgctataccgaagaggaaggttttaagcctggtcttaaaaaCAGAGACtatgggggcctgtttaacatcagcagggagttggttccatagcacaggaTCTTGGTAACTCAACTGTAAATagaggcaaaataataacaaacggACCTCTTCCCGATACTGGATTGGTATAAACCCCGGATTTATACCAGGAGCAAGGTGAATGTCacacaaagaagaaacaaaaacacagaagaataaacaaaagcaccattttttgggggggaaattCAaataggaaaaacaaaaaatattgtacCCAGAAAACAAATCTTACATCAGGAGGATTGAAGAATGACAGAATGCTTTTCGCTTCATCCCTTGTCCACTTTTTCAGGATTACAGATATGTGTGAGCGTAATGCGTCAGTATAACTTTTAACTTACACCAGAATGTAacctggtctgggaacgccttggggtcccaccggaggagctggaggacgtgtctggggtgggggaagtctgggagtccatgtttagactgCAGCGCCTCGGAACCACAAGAATATGGACTATAATCTCGTTTTGACTGAAATGGACTCGGGGATCGATCGACAAAGTGATTGCGTTTTCACGGATGATTTAAACGAAAACCAGGCCGATCAGACCCCGACGTCGCGCTCGTTCCTTGACGACGCTGGACTGAAAAGGGTCAAACGGGCGTTGAATTTGCGCGAAGAAACGggcaagaggaagaaaatggccgccaagatggaggagagggagcaagTAGTGTCTGTGCTAAAGCGAAAACCGTAACGCAAagccggataagcggaagaaaatggacggatggaGAAAGTAACCGACCACCTTCATTAGTTGTCATACCGATCATAAATGGGACCTTTAGAAACTCGTGATCATTTATAAATGGGGAACAATTGGGTGAATTTAACATAGTAATTGAGAAACAGAAGTGTGTTGAGGGAGTCGGCTTACAGTTCATTATGGCTGCAAGATTTACAAAAATATCTAATCTTATTATGCAAGAAACCAGCTAACCCAGTATTTCAGACCGACATGTTCTGAATTGCCTCCTACttgttagtttagcagttcatttcagtcttttcttgaATGTTACTGCTGCTTATGTGTTGAAAATGTGGACAAACCAAGGCAAAgctaatattataataaaagatTGTATTCCACTTCCACACAGCTAGTTATAATTTTAGCTATGACTTTTTATTCTCCAGGCCTAGttacctggtccagacctgcaTAAGGAGTCCAGCGATTTCTGTGCACACTTCTGCCATCTCACTTTTGGAAGAATAAACCCAACAGAGGTTCCTTAACTCTTTCCAAAAAAATGCTGATATATTTGAGATGAATGCTAAAAATTCCAATGTTTTAGATTAAAAACTATGTGCAAGTTACTACTTTAACTGTCTATATTTTAGCCAGTGGCCTTACTAAAACATCCATGTACTTCTTTTGAGTATGTGTAGATTCAAATGGCTGTGAGTCGAATGTTTAAAAGAGAAGCTAAAAATTATACTGACAAATCAATCGCAATCACAtccaaatgtcaaaaacaatTCCACTTGTAATATTTTATCTGAATATATTGTTAGCAGAATGTAATTTTGATATTGTACAGTCGCAGCAACGACACCTGCagttttttgttgacattcctcTGTGGTCTGCTATGACGTCTTTAACATTATCACTTTCCTCAAATCAAATCGTTTCACTGAATTCTCCCAGTCTGAAGAGTAAATGTACCCAGTTAGCGATTCTGTTGTCACCTTCAGAAATCACTTTGATGCAGGTTATTGATCAAAACAGGCTAAGGttaagtttttaaatgtgagaaGTTCAAATTATGACATTCAGTCAAACAGTGATTTCCAAAATTTAGCGCTGAGGTGGTTAAGGATGGGGTTCAGTGACATAACGATGGTTTAGAAACTCAAACTGGagttacagttgaaaccagaagtttacatacactatatgaaaaaaacatatgcacttttttttctcactggctgacatgaaatcagactaaagctttcatgtttttttgtcaattaggattaccaagattgactttcttcatttttctgccatttagcaaatagaaataattttgttattaCTGACGGTGGTGGGAGGAGCCATGTCAGACCTGTATCATGCAAACGATGAGGGTGTGGGGGAGGTTGAGGTGAGGTCAGCTGAATATGAGTGGGACAGacttttattaattcattagGTCTATTTAAAACCCTCCGCACTCACTGTAAAATGACCTAAGCAGGGTAAACGTAAAGACTGTAGACATAGGTTATGAGAGAACACGGTCTACTCGCAATAGAATAAGTTGGTGTAGGATCAGAAGTCCAATTTAGTGGGATTTCGTAGTCACAAGACGTCCctgtagtcccagttttgagtccTGCGTCCTCTGTCCCAGGAGATTTTTCCAAAACCATTGactttatacaagaaatgtcccaggtgacTCTATTTTTGACCAGTCTGATCCCCGCCAGCAGTAAAGAGGAGCGTACATTGTTACTTTTTTTAGCTTAAATATAGAAAACAGTGCTTGAAAATGAGCTTAAGGCAAAAAAAATTCACCGGCAGAAGTTCCTGAGTGAATCGAGAACAGACACACTCGTTTAACTATCTTGTTTATACCAACCAAACCAAAATCATTGACTTTATACAAAAAAATCTCATCAACCTAGTGTGATTGTTAAAATACTACTTTAACTGAAGCATATTACTCTCTAGTTAAGTCCACCGACACGCTATTATGCTGCAAATTTTAACAATTATCCTCcgtttgttgttttaataatatttaagcCCATGCCAAAATGATCCTACTCAAACATAATGGTGtaaatgtattgaaaaaaatcgacttatgtaaatgtaaaagttccTGTTAAGAAATATacttaaataaacttaaagagtaaaaagtaaaagtattttgcgcagattttgagtctcaTAAACCTTcgaatgtagtgattttgataaagatttgggcTGAATTTAGTTCCACAGAATCAGGTGAATCAATATTTctattctagctgtttttattaaattatttgttgctgtgtttttgtttccctCAAAGtttccactgtaaaatctacttaaagtacagatacctaaatattttacttgaggacagtactttactacttttactgtgttGCGTTCCACCACGGGAAGTTTCCAATAAAGCTCAGtcccatcttttttttttttttttttttatctgaatttATTACAAGTACCTCCTTTCAGTGCCtctttattgtatttgtatgtttttatctcattttttcttgagtgttttgaaaggcgcttataaataaaatgcattattattattattattattattattattattattattattattcaatgcCTCTGTACCTGATTGAGACTATAACACTGGACTAAAGAAAAGTGGGACACATCTGGGGGACTTATTTAATTTAACTTACATTTCTATAACAagtcaaagaaaaaatctaGACTAGTTTCATCTTGGCAGTAATGAGAATGTTTGTTTTAGCTACAGAacacctgcattaaaatgtattttgtaacattttcCATTGCACGGTCCAATCAGAGTCCTGTATTCTGAACACATAGAttacttttacattgagttgcatttaaattacagGCTAAAGACGcaacataatattaaaacagctttatgtttgtttaagtTTGTTCTGTATTTCCGATCACTGATTGGAGATGGAAAAATCTCACGTCTCACCagaagagttgtgttttgtatttttctcactgattctgtgcagtttgaagcctaaatgaCATGATCAAATACCGTCAAGTGTTCCTTTGATTtgagaaaagtaactgtactctgaataccattaaatgaaagagtaactaccagaatacagttactcgaAATGAGTGTGATGATCATGCAAAAtgaagtacagtggtccctcgtttatcacaggttaaaaataacctgcaataggtgaaatccgtgacGTATCCGCttattattctctgtttttgtctgtaaaacccctcaccacacactttatacacttttctcacgcAGGCgctaacattttctcacatttctctctcgtttaaactctctcaaagttcaaaccttcgtaggcgtctttgtcggtgcagaacgtttcatcgacattgtgggttttgtcggggagaaaacaaatcgcaaacatacagcacttcagagtcacactgtcatccaacatttatgtaaatttgtctggcACGgagaagactttttttttttttttttttaattttgaagaacacccagtgacatagaaacgcatacaatatttacagcttactatttacagagaaagttgtgttgatgtgtaaaagtgttgGGGGGGGAGAGTACAGTACGgtacctgcattattctgtcttggttttctttgtaaatatgtgtgtgtgtgtgtgtgtgtgagtgtatgagtgtgtgtgcggcgataaatactactaataataataaaagtaaagataacgataacagtttttattattgctgtcatactcagtgttcaatggttggtcaatattgctctatgttagttttgtggtcctaatggtggtattggtcatttagatttaaatgtaaaatgtgtgtgcgtgcgtgtcctgtacaatgcattaaaagaggcaaggttttggtgagcccgcactcaaggggcagtaccccctagcaacgcgcccattccttgctaaccctaatctttttatgtatttgttgtcaattattattattattgattaataattaatttattattcttaataattgttattattgtgtgtgtgtgtgtgtatatatatatatatatatatatatatatatatatataatatgtatattcatgttctttattttaatatttaatatgtgtgtttatattcatccatttatttatctccatcagaactTATCTGATTTATCTCCATGGCACGGAGAAGACTGATGGATAAtgatctacagtcccttagccaatcaggatgcagaacacaatgcacgaggctgtaaaaaaaaatccgcaaaacagcgagaccgcgaaaggtgaatcgcgatatagcgagggacaccTGTATTCTGAACGTGCATTCTCAGtacagttacttcccaacaccgCTTATAGgccaaactaaactaaatttacCAAAGctatgtttattttaacagaaaatGATCCATGATCTTATAATTTAGGTAAGAGTAGACAGACGTTTTAACATATTTGAATGATCATTACCGCTAAACCATCAAAATTTAGTTAATACAAGAGAAGACAAAGTTACTAAAGCTGTTTTCTATTAGACTAGACCTTTGTGTAAACTGTGgtgactttaaaatacagtaaagaACAACAACGAGGTGTGTTTACCAGGTTTATTACAGGCTTGTGGAGCATTACTGGCAGTTAGTAGTCCAATATCAAATGAAAGTGAGCGACTGTTATATTGTAGAAAACACTGAATACAATCTCTGAAAAGCTTTACAAAAGAACAACCTGGCAACGACACAAAAGCAACTCTTTGACcacattttaaaagatattATTTAGCTtagcataaaaacaaaataaaaagggaCGTCCCTGTTAAATATTCTCACATTTCCtctctttaaatataaaatgtccgtgttttgttttgaatgtactGTAATACTTATTCAAATACAAACAGAGACGTACATAAATACACTTTCAGTCCAGGGTCCTCCCAAAATCAGCTTCATTAGGTTCATTACGTCACAGCCAAAAGTCCAGCATGGCTCCATAGCTTCATTAGTTACATCTATAGACAGTTCTCCAGTCCAGAGCAATGATTTCTGTGTCCGTTTCTTCTCGTTTTCCAGCGCAAGTATGTGTTTTGTCCAGTAGAGGGCAGAAGCGCATTACAGTTCCTTGCAGCTTCCATCAGTTCAAACCAGGTTCATACTGTACATCTTCCCTGTCCGACTTGTCCGTGTCCTCTTTATCCTCTGAAACGCGTCGATACAAAACAGTCCGTGGTTTTTGTGCAACCTGAACAGTCCCACGTTAAAGAAACAACACGATATTTTAAGATAATCCCCCCTCACACTCTGGAGGTGACGTAAAGCAGGTGAAGTCGCTGAGCTAAGGTGCTCTCCATTTCTTCCAGGGGACAGTCGGCTCTGTGGGTCTGGGcctgagaggaagaggagttgTTCGGCTGTCGAGGTCCCAGGAGCAGACTCTTGAAGCCGTCTTTCTCCAACATGGCGGGCATCTGTTGTAAGAAGAAGCCCTCGCAGAAAGAACTCAGCTCCGATAAACCGTGGGCCTGGAatgaagaagagggagaaggtaAATGTTGTGCAAGTTTGAATGTACagccataaaaaacacatttataggtAAAGTGCACGGTACCAGGTAATCGTTCGGTTAAAATATTGATGCTAAGATTTAAGATTTTGAAATACAACTCAATTTTGTCACAATTACAGACACCGGAGcaaaaaactactcaagtaaaagtaccaaaTGACAAAATCGAAGTAGTAAAAGCATTTAAgtttctgttaaaaaatgtactttaacagtttaacaaagtaacactttttactcttaaatttagtgatactgattcaaaattatacatgtttttggtcaacattttgtgcatttattttgctttgcttgaactcagaaactttagtcaagatgtttcCACACCTCAAgtcaaatgaaaagtactttttacttttcagtccggtTCAAAAAtagtggagaagaaagtacagatactgctctcaaatgtagtgaagtaaaagtaaaaagtatccactgtaaaatgtacttaagtaaagctcagatacctaaacattctagttaagtacagtacttggctacttgtactttgttgcttaagttttgttacttaagtaaaagtaaagatagaGAGATAaacagttactcaagtagaagtaaaagtatcacaagaaaaaactgacttaagtaaaagcgtTTAAgtactgatttaaaaatgtacctttagagtaaaaagtatttcacatgagTGTCGTTAATtggttaaagtgttaaaagtagtgatattgattaaaaatgagacatatttgggtcaacagtaacattacaaatcaatttcttaatttttcttatgaattttgtgtatttatttttatttgttcaaatcTGAAGCtagaactcgaaaactttagtcacaaacatggtagaaataacccctcaaatcatataaaaagtaatttttaCTTATCAGtgcagttaa
This genomic window contains:
- the LOC117372110 gene encoding cocaine esterase-like isoform X1 — encoded protein: MTLHTYFIVTLILGLFLHAQGGSADQHAPVVQTSLGILKGGYVTVKGKETGAHAFLGVPFAKPPVGPALRFAPPQPVEKWSGVKDATEQPPMCVQNKAVLKNLASKLGIKVETPDISEDCLYLNIYTPANRDSDAKLPVMVWIHGGRFLSGAASAYDGSALAAYEDVVVVLIQYRLGLLGFLSTGEKDMAGNFGLLDQVEALKWVQQHIHNFGGNPDQVTIFGESAGGMSVSFLFLSPLSNGLFHGGISGSGTAVIFDDLQIDPLITATLAANMSGCSLESPEIIGNCMKNVDLQKLVPLTEVPGLGPRITVDGLFLTKPVHELFTNHELLNIPFMTGITSDECGWLLPSLKAPKNWTEGMTRDEVKGVLSIFYPYEPEDVALNLIIDEYTGKSEDPKILRTAFTDILADLTFTIPALITANAHTEAGAPVYVYEYNFVPRRLKKTRPEFVGADHADDLFTVCGFCFTTTHVKLMEECSKEEENVTRTVMKYWANFARTGSPNGDGLVHWPQYGQEENYLFIDAEQVVRQQLRKERFVFLTQTLPKMLDEPKKEEHMEL
- the LOC117372110 gene encoding cocaine esterase-like isoform X2, whose amino-acid sequence is MTLHTYFIVTLILGLFLHAQGGSADQHAPVVQTSLGILKGGYVTVKGKETGAHAFLGVPFAKPPVGPALRFAPPQPVEKWSGVKDATEQPPMCVQNKAVLKNLASKLGIKVETPDISEDCLYLNIYTPANRDSDAKLPVMVWIHGGRFLSGAASAYDGSALAAYEDVVVVLIQYRLGLLGFLSTGEKDMAGNFGLLDQVEALKWVQQHIHNFGGNPDQVTIFGESAGGMSVSFLFLSPLSNGLFHGGISGSGTAVIFDDLQIDPLITATLAANMSGCSLESPEIIGNCMKNVDLQKLVPLTEVPGLGPRITVDGLFLTKPVHELFTNHELLNIPFMTGITSDECGWLLPSYLAPKSWTEGMTRDEVKGVLSIFYADEPKDVALNLIIDEYTGKSEDPKILRTAFTDILADLTFTIPALKTANAHTEVGAPVYVYEYNFVPRRIKKTRPEFVGADHADDLFTVCGFCFTTTHVKLMEECSKEEENVTRTVMKYWANFARTGSPNGDGLVHWPQYGQKENYLFIDAEQVVRQQLRKERFVFLTQTLPKMLEKLKINDHMEL